Proteins encoded by one window of Magnetococcales bacterium:
- a CDS encoding TSCPD domain-containing protein produces MAVNISKKIVSYEVVTDAPVAKAEPAKVEEKSRRKQEAAVPPAKVIQMQPLLERSDKLEGVTYKVTTPLSEHALYITINDIIVSAGTEFEHRRPFEIFINSKNMDNFAWIVALTRVLSAVFRNGGDVTFLVEELRSVFDPRGGYFKPGGKYMPSLVAEIGECIEKHLQDIGMLRSEVTEDLKAKRRMAAEEGLTGSTQCPKCAQMAVVQLDGCDTCLECGFSKCG; encoded by the coding sequence ATGGCGGTGAACATCAGCAAGAAGATTGTCAGTTACGAAGTGGTGACCGATGCGCCGGTTGCCAAGGCCGAGCCTGCCAAGGTGGAGGAGAAGTCGCGTCGCAAGCAGGAAGCGGCGGTGCCACCGGCCAAGGTGATTCAGATGCAGCCTTTGCTGGAGCGTTCCGACAAGTTGGAGGGGGTGACCTACAAGGTGACCACGCCGTTGTCGGAGCATGCTCTTTACATTACCATCAACGATATCATTGTCAGTGCGGGCACCGAGTTCGAGCATCGTCGTCCCTTCGAGATTTTCATCAACTCGAAGAACATGGACAACTTTGCCTGGATCGTGGCCTTGACGCGGGTGTTGTCGGCGGTTTTCCGCAACGGGGGGGATGTCACCTTCCTGGTGGAGGAGTTGCGTTCGGTTTTCGATCCTCGTGGGGGCTATTTCAAGCCGGGTGGCAAGTACATGCCGAGCCTGGTGGCCGAGATCGGGGAGTGCATTGAGAAGCATTTGCAGGATATCGGCATGTTGCGTTCCGAGGTCACCGAGGATTTGAAGGCCAAGCGGCGCATGGCGGCGGAAGAGGGGTTGACGGGGAGCACCCAGTGTCCCAAGTGTGCCCAGATGGCCGTGGTGCAGTTGGATGGCTGTGATACCTGTTTGGAGTGCGGTTTCTCCAAGTGCGGATGA
- a CDS encoding adenosylcobalamin-dependent ribonucleoside-diphosphate reductase translates to MFHKAELQFSVNPEEVVMQAASWDIWDKKYRLKTKDGQPLDATVEDTYRRVAMALAMVEVEPKRQFWFERFFWALLNGAIPAGRIISNAGARQHKPATSTINCTVSGTVRDSMDDILRSVHDAGLTLKAGCGIGYEFSTLRPRGAFVAGAGASTSGPLSFMDIFDAMCRTISSAGGRRGAQMATFDITHPDILEFIRAKRENGRLRQFNLSCLITDAFMEAVKNNQDWELLFPANRHELEDPDCEIRYRPWPVTDGYKTNGRGEVACRVYRRLPARRVWDAILSSSYDYAEPGFILIDKVNEMNNNWFDEDIRATNPCGEQPLPPHGACLLGSINLVKFIKNPFSGKAVFDWERFREVVRIFTRMLDNVVEIHGLPLASQGREIVRKRRHGMGFLGLGSCLTMLGRVYGDPESVAFTEQVAREMAIAGFETGVELASEKGPAPIMEELFTVDGAMLAKRPEMVQDGYALGDRVAGKVLLGRYSRYMAQFPQALRERIMREGCRFTHHTSLAPTGTISLSLGNNVSNGIEPSFAHKYSRNVIREGRKTKEKVDVLSFELMAYRTLVNPHAEPGAEEEANRLPPFFADTNTIAPRAHVDIQSAAQKWIDSSISKTINVPTDFPYEEFKGIYLYAYQMGLKGCTTFRFNPEAFQGVLVKEEDLAATTYRFALEDGTILELKGNEEVEYDGEVHTAANLFDALKEGYYGRL, encoded by the coding sequence ATGTTCCATAAAGCCGAACTCCAATTTTCCGTGAACCCCGAAGAGGTGGTGATGCAAGCGGCATCCTGGGATATCTGGGACAAGAAATACCGTCTCAAGACCAAGGATGGGCAGCCGTTGGATGCCACGGTGGAAGATACCTACCGCCGGGTGGCCATGGCTCTGGCCATGGTGGAGGTCGAGCCGAAGCGGCAATTCTGGTTCGAACGCTTCTTCTGGGCGCTGCTCAACGGGGCCATTCCCGCCGGACGCATCATCTCCAATGCGGGGGCCCGGCAGCACAAACCGGCCACCTCGACCATCAACTGCACGGTTTCGGGCACGGTGCGGGATTCGATGGACGACATCCTGCGCTCCGTTCACGACGCGGGTTTGACCCTGAAAGCCGGTTGCGGCATCGGTTACGAGTTTTCCACCTTGCGTCCCCGGGGCGCTTTCGTGGCCGGAGCCGGGGCCAGCACCTCGGGTCCGCTCTCCTTCATGGATATCTTCGACGCCATGTGTCGCACCATCTCCTCGGCGGGAGGGCGGCGCGGCGCGCAGATGGCCACCTTCGACATCACCCATCCCGATATCCTGGAGTTCATCCGGGCCAAGCGGGAGAACGGGCGTCTGCGGCAGTTCAACCTCTCCTGTCTGATCACCGATGCCTTCATGGAGGCGGTGAAGAACAATCAGGATTGGGAGTTGCTCTTCCCGGCCAACCGGCACGAGCTGGAGGATCCCGATTGCGAAATCCGCTACCGGCCCTGGCCGGTGACCGATGGCTACAAGACCAACGGTCGCGGCGAGGTGGCCTGTCGGGTCTACCGGCGTCTGCCCGCGCGGCGGGTATGGGATGCCATCCTCTCCTCTTCCTATGATTATGCCGAACCGGGGTTCATCCTCATCGACAAGGTGAACGAGATGAACAACAACTGGTTCGACGAGGATATCCGGGCCACCAACCCGTGCGGGGAGCAGCCGTTGCCGCCCCACGGCGCCTGTCTGCTGGGGTCGATCAATCTGGTCAAGTTCATCAAGAACCCCTTCAGCGGCAAGGCGGTTTTCGATTGGGAGCGGTTTCGCGAGGTGGTGCGCATTTTCACCCGCATGCTCGACAACGTGGTGGAGATTCACGGCCTGCCGCTGGCCTCCCAGGGGCGGGAGATCGTGCGCAAGCGGCGTCACGGCATGGGCTTTCTGGGGCTGGGCTCCTGTCTGACCATGTTGGGCCGGGTTTACGGGGATCCCGAATCGGTGGCCTTCACCGAGCAGGTGGCGCGGGAGATGGCCATCGCCGGTTTCGAGACGGGGGTGGAGCTGGCCAGCGAAAAGGGACCGGCGCCCATCATGGAGGAGTTGTTCACCGTGGATGGCGCCATGCTGGCCAAGCGGCCCGAGATGGTGCAGGATGGTTACGCCCTGGGGGACCGGGTGGCGGGTAAGGTGTTGCTGGGGCGGTACAGCCGGTACATGGCTCAGTTTCCCCAGGCTTTGCGGGAGCGCATCATGCGGGAGGGGTGTCGCTTCACCCATCACACCTCCCTGGCCCCCACGGGGACCATCTCTCTTTCGTTGGGCAACAACGTTTCCAACGGCATCGAGCCCAGTTTCGCCCACAAGTATTCGCGCAACGTGATTCGGGAGGGGCGCAAGACCAAGGAGAAGGTGGATGTGCTCTCCTTCGAATTGATGGCCTACCGCACTCTGGTCAACCCCCATGCCGAGCCCGGCGCGGAGGAGGAGGCCAATCGTCTGCCGCCTTTTTTTGCCGACACCAACACCATCGCGCCACGGGCGCATGTGGACATTCAGTCGGCGGCACAGAAATGGATCGACTCCTCCATTTCCAAGACCATCAACGTGCCCACGGACTTCCCTTACGAGGAGTTCAAGGGCATCTATCTCTATGCGTATCAGATGGGCCTCAAGGGTTGCACCACCTTCCGGTTCAATCCCGAGGCGTTTCAGGGGGTGTTGGTCAAAGAGGAGGATCTCGCTGCAACCACCTATCGTTTTGCTTTGGAAGATGGTACCATTCTGGAGCTGAAGGGTAACGAAGAGGTGGAGTACGATGGCGAGGTGCATACCGCTGCCAATTTATTCGATGCCCTTAAAGAAGGTTATTACGGAAGACTATAG
- the ubiE gene encoding bifunctional demethylmenaquinone methyltransferase/2-methoxy-6-polyprenyl-1,4-benzoquinol methylase UbiE: MVSNTVSFGFKEIPITDKVREVKRIFDTVADRYDLMNDLMSLGIHRLWKDQAIRTLRPGKGWRVLDVAAGTGDLAQRIHPRIGETGRILLYDINYRMLETGRDRLTNEGLLSGLDWVQGDAESLPFPDNSFHGVTIGFGIRNVTRIETAFREMFRVLRPGGRLMCLEFSRMAIPALRPLYDTYSFRLLPQIGHWVAGDRDAYQYLVESIRRFPDQETLKALLERCGFFGVRYSNLSGGIAAIHLAHKV, from the coding sequence ATCGTGTCCAATACCGTATCGTTCGGCTTCAAGGAGATTCCCATCACCGACAAGGTGCGCGAGGTCAAGCGCATCTTCGATACCGTGGCGGATCGCTACGATCTGATGAACGATCTGATGTCCCTGGGCATCCACCGCCTGTGGAAGGATCAGGCCATTCGCACCCTGCGGCCCGGCAAGGGCTGGCGGGTGCTGGACGTGGCCGCCGGAACCGGCGATCTGGCCCAGCGCATCCACCCCAGGATCGGGGAGACGGGACGCATCCTGCTCTACGATATCAACTACCGCATGCTGGAAACCGGACGGGACCGCCTGACCAACGAAGGTCTGCTCTCCGGCCTCGACTGGGTTCAGGGCGATGCCGAGTCCCTGCCCTTTCCGGACAACAGCTTTCACGGGGTGACCATCGGCTTCGGCATTCGCAACGTGACCCGCATCGAAACCGCCTTTCGGGAGATGTTCCGCGTGTTGCGTCCCGGCGGGCGGCTGATGTGCCTGGAGTTCTCCCGTATGGCCATTCCCGCCCTGCGGCCCCTCTACGACACCTACTCCTTCCGCCTGCTGCCCCAGATCGGCCATTGGGTGGCCGGGGACCGGGACGCCTATCAGTATCTGGTGGAGTCGATCCGCCGCTTCCCGGATCAGGAGACCCTCAAGGCGCTGCTGGAGCGTTGCGGTTTCTTCGGGGTGCGCTATTCCAATCTCTCCGGCGGCATTGCCGCCATCCATCTGGCTCACAAGGTCTGA
- a CDS encoding SCP2 sterol-binding domain-containing protein: MPTRLLALPLKLLPQPFTAVSLGITLNLFFSRYPALKERLSELGGKIFEFDVEDLGKQFYMRVEDNGGILLHTYCDDDCHVTMAGESTAFLDLLTGQADPDSLFFSRRLKLSGETDTGLRFKNLLDNVEIDWEKEMASVVGGPMAGVLDGWRKQTFAGMQQGRKIVEAGVERWVGNTGLPRKGELEPLHQAVEVLGETLGRLEARASRLEKRLALQSKAKTPNP, from the coding sequence ATGCCTACCCGACTGCTCGCCCTGCCCTTGAAACTGTTGCCGCAGCCGTTCACCGCGGTCTCCCTGGGCATCACCCTGAACCTCTTCTTCAGCCGCTACCCCGCCTTGAAGGAGCGCTTGAGCGAACTCGGGGGCAAGATCTTCGAATTCGACGTGGAGGATCTGGGCAAGCAGTTCTACATGCGGGTGGAAGACAACGGCGGGATTCTGCTGCACACCTATTGCGACGACGATTGCCACGTCACCATGGCCGGGGAAAGCACCGCGTTCCTGGACCTGCTGACCGGTCAGGCCGATCCCGATTCGCTCTTCTTCTCGCGGCGTCTCAAGCTCTCCGGCGAGACCGACACCGGGTTGAGGTTCAAGAATCTGTTGGACAACGTGGAGATCGACTGGGAAAAGGAGATGGCCTCCGTGGTGGGCGGACCGATGGCCGGCGTACTGGATGGCTGGCGCAAACAGACCTTCGCCGGCATGCAGCAGGGCCGGAAGATCGTGGAGGCCGGTGTGGAACGTTGGGTGGGCAATACCGGTCTGCCCCGCAAGGGCGAACTGGAACCGCTGCACCAGGCGGTGGAGGTTTTGGGGGAGACCTTGGGCCGCCTGGAGGCGCGGGCTTCCCGACTGGAAAAACGCCTGGCCCTGCAGAGCAAGGCCAAAACCCCGAACCCGTGA
- the ubiB gene encoding 2-polyprenylphenol 6-hydroxylase: protein MLTTLRTLLRLWFILRIVVRYDALPLLSEKALPYRILVWLAGLRPSTRALRRRYTSSERMRKALEALGPTFIKFGQALSTRVESLPEEVAREMKKLQDEVPPFPFEKVRETIEESLKGRLEDFFPQFDSVPVASASIAQVHHAFTKEGREVAVKVKRPQIDAVVESDIRMLSQLAGLVEMYVPEWRRFRVQKVVDEFAATIRSEMNFQVEAARAQQFRDNFRLDKELRIPEVIWSLSGQRVMTLEWIDGFPIDELRDHPEFASRVDRISRNIVTAFFKQVFRDGYFHADQHPGNIFVTPDGTIVILDFGITGQVSMQTRIWLAVMLQGFLMRDYRKVARVHLDAGYIPMDTDMGEFEEACRQIGEPVFGQPLKEISIGKLLAQLFKVTEQFNMPVQPQLLLLQKTMVTLEGVGREINPELNVWLLAEPLIREWMMDHLGPKGRLLNARETISNSLHATTQLPELLYTGIERLARDRVRMRLHPESLQTLEERMNVGFRQQVAAIFGGALLMSAAMLIASGSSAWWYVPALGLSAGQFLKASRLLK from the coding sequence ATGCTGACCACCTTGCGCACCCTTCTCCGCCTCTGGTTCATCCTGCGGATCGTGGTGCGTTACGATGCCCTGCCCCTGCTCTCCGAAAAGGCCCTGCCCTACCGCATCCTGGTCTGGCTCGCCGGTCTGCGCCCGTCGACACGCGCCCTGCGCCGCCGGTACACCTCCTCGGAACGCATGCGCAAAGCCCTGGAAGCCCTCGGCCCCACCTTCATCAAATTCGGTCAGGCCCTCTCCACCCGGGTGGAATCCCTGCCCGAAGAGGTGGCCCGGGAGATGAAAAAGCTCCAGGACGAGGTGCCCCCCTTCCCCTTCGAAAAGGTGCGCGAAACCATCGAGGAGTCTCTCAAGGGCCGCCTGGAAGACTTTTTCCCCCAGTTCGACTCCGTTCCCGTGGCCTCCGCCTCCATCGCCCAGGTGCATCACGCCTTCACCAAAGAGGGACGCGAGGTGGCGGTCAAGGTCAAACGCCCTCAGATCGACGCCGTGGTGGAGTCGGATATTCGCATGCTGTCGCAACTGGCGGGCCTGGTGGAGATGTACGTTCCCGAGTGGCGCCGCTTCCGGGTGCAGAAGGTGGTGGACGAGTTCGCCGCCACCATCCGTTCCGAAATGAACTTCCAGGTGGAAGCCGCACGGGCCCAGCAGTTCCGTGACAACTTCCGCCTCGACAAGGAGTTGCGCATTCCCGAGGTGATCTGGTCCCTCTCCGGCCAGCGGGTCATGACCCTGGAATGGATCGACGGCTTTCCCATCGACGAACTGCGGGATCACCCCGAATTCGCCAGCCGGGTGGATCGCATCTCCCGCAACATCGTCACCGCCTTTTTCAAACAGGTCTTCCGGGACGGCTATTTTCACGCCGACCAGCACCCCGGCAACATCTTCGTGACCCCGGACGGCACCATCGTCATTCTCGATTTCGGCATCACCGGGCAGGTGTCGATGCAGACCCGCATCTGGCTGGCGGTGATGCTGCAGGGCTTTTTGATGCGGGACTACCGCAAGGTGGCGCGGGTGCATCTGGACGCGGGCTACATCCCCATGGACACCGACATGGGTGAATTCGAGGAGGCCTGCCGTCAGATCGGCGAGCCGGTCTTCGGTCAGCCGCTGAAGGAGATCTCCATCGGCAAGCTGCTGGCCCAGTTGTTCAAGGTGACGGAGCAGTTCAACATGCCGGTGCAGCCGCAACTGCTGCTGCTGCAAAAGACCATGGTCACGCTGGAGGGGGTGGGTCGGGAGATCAACCCGGAACTCAACGTCTGGCTGCTGGCGGAGCCGTTGATCCGGGAGTGGATGATGGATCATCTGGGGCCGAAGGGGCGGTTGCTCAACGCCCGGGAGACCATCAGCAACAGTCTGCACGCCACCACCCAGTTGCCGGAGCTGCTCTACACCGGCATCGAACGCCTGGCGCGGGACCGGGTGCGCATGCGCCTGCATCCCGAATCGCTGCAAACCCTGGAGGAGCGCATGAACGTGGGTTTCCGCCAGCAGGTGGCGGCCATTTTCGGCGGGGCGCTGTTGATGTCGGCGGCCATGCTGATCGCCTCGGGCTCCTCCGCCTGGTGGTACGTCCCCGCCCTGGGACTTTCGGCAGGCCAGTTCCTCAAGGCCTCACGCCTGCTTAAATAA
- a CDS encoding diguanylate cyclase, with the protein MAHMRTSSALLHRALLIIALGVVVATVLNLLAVRLLLLPDFLRLEEDKARQSLFQARKLLLGELSHLGDTTADWGVWEDTFEFMRNRNPEYIAKNLTPETLTNLKLNLMALYAPEGLKVWGTVIDSAEKKELPLPPFDAPFLDREHPLLRISPGSTKESGFWPTSAGLLFVGRSPILKSSASEERQGTLLMGRLLDRTYQETLQAMLPEGTTLQAFPSAQTGDALKRALAWELKNHINQAEEGIRITRGKEHVTAQMLLPDIEGRPALLITTRFGTEISGRGELLFTYLLLTIGVSGGLVLLGVGWFFERKVVGPVWRLRQIACDLDIHDPQKVQDCLNRLKTLGLEEKAEVRALAAGLEELLLRSSRQAEELASLNRELVSEVEQRLAAEQRLQQLNETLSRLSRTDALTGLANRRAFDEILSQELKRCQRMGQTLALLLMDVDRFKAFNDTYGHPEGDECLRKLGEVLAACARRPGDLAARYGGEEFAVILPATTLEGAADVAGQIHAGLAKWAIPHTASATGVVTVSIGMVLLPPERESTPEELIQQADKALYDAKQGGRNRTEIAGSRNNTV; encoded by the coding sequence ATGGCGCACATGCGTACCTCCTCCGCCCTCCTGCATCGCGCCTTGCTCATCATCGCCCTCGGGGTGGTGGTGGCCACCGTTTTGAATCTTCTGGCGGTGCGGCTGCTGCTGTTGCCCGATTTCCTGCGGTTGGAAGAAGACAAAGCCCGGCAGTCCCTTTTTCAGGCCCGCAAGCTGCTTCTGGGCGAATTGAGCCATCTGGGGGACACCACCGCCGACTGGGGCGTCTGGGAAGATACCTTTGAGTTCATGCGCAACCGCAATCCGGAATACATTGCCAAGAATCTCACCCCCGAGACTCTGACCAATCTGAAGTTGAACCTCATGGCCCTTTACGCACCGGAGGGCCTCAAGGTTTGGGGAACCGTTATCGATTCCGCGGAAAAGAAGGAGCTGCCCCTGCCCCCCTTCGATGCGCCGTTTCTGGACCGGGAACACCCCTTGCTGCGCATTTCCCCGGGATCCACCAAAGAGAGCGGCTTCTGGCCCACCTCAGCGGGACTGCTCTTCGTGGGACGATCGCCCATCCTGAAAAGCAGCGCCTCCGAAGAGCGTCAGGGCACGCTGCTGATGGGGCGGCTGCTGGACCGCACCTACCAGGAGACGCTACAGGCCATGCTGCCGGAGGGCACCACCCTGCAGGCCTTCCCCTCGGCACAGACGGGCGATGCCCTGAAACGGGCCCTGGCCTGGGAGCTCAAGAACCATATCAACCAGGCGGAAGAGGGCATTCGCATCACCCGTGGCAAAGAGCATGTCACGGCCCAGATGCTGCTGCCGGACATCGAGGGCCGCCCGGCGCTGCTGATCACCACCCGTTTCGGCACGGAAATCAGCGGTCGCGGCGAGTTGCTCTTCACCTATCTGTTGTTGACCATCGGCGTCAGCGGCGGACTGGTGCTGCTCGGGGTGGGCTGGTTCTTCGAACGCAAGGTGGTGGGACCGGTCTGGCGGCTGCGTCAGATCGCTTGCGATCTCGACATTCACGATCCGCAAAAGGTGCAGGATTGCCTGAACCGACTGAAGACCCTGGGTCTCGAAGAGAAGGCCGAGGTGCGCGCCCTGGCGGCTGGACTGGAGGAGCTGCTGCTGCGCAGCTCCCGCCAGGCGGAAGAGTTGGCCAGTCTCAATCGGGAACTGGTATCCGAGGTGGAGCAACGCCTCGCTGCGGAACAGCGTCTGCAGCAACTCAACGAAACCCTCTCCCGTCTGAGTCGCACCGACGCCCTGACCGGACTGGCCAACCGGCGCGCCTTCGACGAAATACTCTCCCAGGAGTTGAAACGCTGCCAGCGCATGGGGCAGACCCTGGCTTTGCTCCTGATGGACGTGGACCGCTTCAAGGCCTTCAACGACACCTACGGCCATCCGGAAGGGGATGAGTGTCTGCGCAAACTGGGGGAGGTGCTTGCCGCCTGCGCCCGGCGTCCGGGAGACCTGGCGGCTCGCTACGGCGGCGAGGAGTTCGCCGTGATCCTGCCCGCCACCACCCTGGAAGGAGCCGCCGACGTGGCGGGACAGATTCATGCCGGACTGGCGAAATGGGCCATTCCCCACACCGCCTCGGCCACCGGCGTGGTCACCGTGAGCATCGGCATGGTGCTGTTGCCGCCCGAGAGGGAATCCACCCCGGAAGAATTGATTCAGCAGGCCGACAAAGCCCTCTACGACGCCAAGCAGGGAGGACGCAACCGGACCGAAATCGCCGGATCCCGGAACAATACGGTGTGA
- a CDS encoding type II toxin-antitoxin system VapC family toxin, which produces MNAVRLLDTNVLIDYLACYPDVSFLRRVERSLVEGAAVSIITTIELLGWRGHTDQSRLDARKLLLAMDEIPLSRKVADQVVLLRGRLSIKLPDAIIAASALVEGLPLMTRNVEDFRRIDALRLIDPFEEG; this is translated from the coding sequence TTGAACGCCGTCCGACTGCTCGACACCAATGTTCTGATTGACTATCTGGCCTGTTATCCCGATGTGTCCTTTCTTCGAAGGGTGGAACGTTCCCTGGTTGAAGGCGCGGCGGTTTCCATCATCACCACCATTGAACTTCTTGGTTGGCGCGGTCACACCGACCAAAGTCGTCTCGATGCCCGGAAGCTTCTTTTAGCCATGGATGAAATCCCTCTTTCCCGGAAAGTTGCTGACCAGGTTGTCTTGTTGCGTGGGCGGTTGTCCATCAAGCTGCCTGACGCCATCATCGCTGCCAGTGCATTGGTAGAGGGATTGCCGCTTATGACGCGCAATGTGGAAGACTTCCGGCGGATTGACGCATTGCGGCTGATTGACCCGTTTGAAGAGGGATGA
- a CDS encoding MarR family transcriptional regulator — protein MLETTEELIALHRANWPESLDAPLMGFVFSLLRAREVHFRRVGEVLARHRLSPAQFDVLASLRRSPPPWELTPMGLQQAVLLTSGGLTKILKELEERGLVVRSTREGDRRVKPVRLSEQGVQLAQRAIREVRAEVGGWLHQLYDEEEMRRMGQLLGRMMAADRQSPDAVQDP, from the coding sequence ATGTTGGAGACCACGGAGGAGTTGATCGCCCTGCACCGGGCCAACTGGCCGGAATCGCTGGATGCGCCGCTGATGGGGTTCGTCTTTTCCCTGCTTCGGGCCAGGGAGGTGCATTTCCGCCGGGTGGGGGAGGTATTGGCGCGGCATCGCCTGAGCCCGGCGCAGTTCGACGTGCTGGCCAGTCTGCGGCGCAGTCCCCCGCCGTGGGAGTTGACGCCCATGGGCTTGCAGCAGGCGGTGCTGCTGACTTCCGGCGGTTTGACCAAGATTCTCAAGGAGCTGGAGGAGCGGGGCCTGGTGGTGCGTTCCACCCGGGAGGGGGACCGCCGGGTCAAGCCGGTGCGCTTGTCGGAGCAGGGGGTGCAGCTTGCCCAACGGGCCATTCGCGAGGTGCGTGCCGAGGTGGGCGGCTGGTTGCACCAATTGTACGACGAAGAGGAGATGCGCCGGATGGGGCAATTGCTGGGCCGCATGATGGCGGCGGACAGGCAATCCCCTGACGCAGTCCAGGATCCTTAG
- a CDS encoding efflux transporter outer membrane subunit — protein sequence MPPAVSPPILLISALLLLGGCWLPGPDFRRPTPEVEARWQAALPHEGSLVRLADWWTHFDDPLLPRLIARAEAGHPNLEKALASLAEARAGVASATATGLPVVNTGASLARGGEAGNSALPATTNRKVSLDASWELGLFGSVQRAMEVATAQMAAREESWHQARITLAAEVAARYVDYRSCRRLVGNLEEELTSRRTTREVVGKAVAAGLRAAAEAELARAVVAEGESQRTAQEMECELALKALVALSGLEETTLREWLAEPAPPLPAPERFAVTTLPAALPSQRPDLAAAEHELAAASAAIGYAEAQRYPRFSLTGSIGLRHADFKGQSPEFRPWSFGPSLSLPLFDAGARQAQVDAATARYQQALAAYRLAVRLAIREVEEALTRLDAATRRAGAAQTAADGQKAFFLATLEHYRQGGADLLRVEETRRNAGQAERNRLLLEREQVQQWIALYKALGGGWERRDDTP from the coding sequence ATGCCGCCTGCCGTTTCACCGCCGATCCTGCTGATTTCCGCTCTCCTGTTGCTTGGGGGCTGCTGGCTGCCCGGTCCCGATTTCCGCCGCCCGACGCCGGAGGTCGAGGCCCGCTGGCAGGCGGCGCTGCCCCACGAGGGTTCGCTGGTCCGGCTCGCCGACTGGTGGACCCACTTCGACGACCCGCTGTTGCCACGGCTGATCGCACGGGCCGAGGCGGGGCATCCCAATTTGGAGAAGGCCCTGGCCAGTCTGGCGGAAGCCCGTGCGGGGGTGGCCTCCGCCACGGCGACGGGGTTGCCGGTGGTCAACACCGGGGCATCCCTGGCGCGGGGGGGTGAAGCGGGCAACAGCGCCCTGCCCGCCACCACCAACCGCAAGGTCAGCCTGGACGCCAGTTGGGAGTTGGGGCTTTTCGGCAGCGTGCAACGCGCCATGGAGGTGGCCACGGCCCAGATGGCGGCGCGGGAGGAGAGCTGGCACCAGGCCCGCATCACCCTGGCCGCCGAGGTGGCGGCGCGATACGTCGATTACCGCTCCTGCCGGCGACTGGTGGGCAATTTGGAAGAGGAACTGACCTCCCGCCGCACCACGCGGGAGGTGGTGGGCAAAGCGGTGGCGGCGGGTTTGCGGGCGGCGGCGGAAGCCGAACTGGCCCGTGCCGTCGTTGCCGAGGGGGAGTCGCAACGGACGGCCCAGGAGATGGAGTGCGAACTGGCGCTCAAGGCGCTGGTGGCCTTGAGCGGCCTGGAAGAGACCACCTTGCGGGAGTGGCTGGCCGAGCCCGCCCCGCCGCTGCCCGCGCCCGAACGCTTCGCCGTGACCACGCTGCCGGCGGCGCTGCCTTCCCAGCGACCCGATCTGGCCGCCGCCGAGCATGAACTGGCCGCCGCATCCGCCGCCATCGGCTATGCCGAGGCGCAACGTTATCCGCGTTTTTCCCTGACCGGCAGCATCGGCCTGCGCCACGCCGACTTCAAGGGGCAGAGCCCGGAGTTCCGCCCCTGGAGTTTCGGCCCCTCCCTCTCCCTGCCGCTGTTCGACGCCGGAGCGCGGCAGGCCCAGGTGGATGCCGCCACCGCCCGTTATCAACAGGCCCTGGCGGCCTATCGACTGGCGGTGCGCCTGGCCATCCGCGAGGTGGAGGAGGCGCTCACCCGGCTGGATGCGGCCACCCGCCGCGCCGGCGCCGCCCAAACCGCCGCCGATGGCCAGAAGGCCTTCTTCCTCGCCACCCTGGAACACTACCGGCAAGGGGGCGCGGACCTGTTGCGCGTCGAGGAGACCCGACGCAACGCCGGGCAGGCGGAACGCAACCGCCTGTTGCTGGAACGGGAACAGGTGCAACAGTGGATCGCCCTTTACAAAGCTCTCGGCGGTGGCTGGGAGAGGAGAGACGACACGCCATGA